Within Quercus lobata isolate SW786 chromosome 5, ValleyOak3.0 Primary Assembly, whole genome shotgun sequence, the genomic segment CGGGTGGAGGCTTCGGTTTGGCTCAGCTCAAAACACGCAGATCAAGATGGAGAATCTGAGCTCCTCCGCCACGGTTAAGATCAAGAATCTGGGTCCCACAGCTCAGGCCGGGAGCTCGGTGCCTGGAATCGTTGTTTAGAAGTGATTGATTCAATGAATTGAGAATAGAAATGGTGTTTGTGGAATTTGTGAatgtggttgtggttttgtttttttttgttttttgttttttgtttttttttttttctctatgttCTGTTGTGATTGTCAAAGTAGATGGTGGTTGtggccggtggtggtggtggtggtggtggttgtgggtgtggcTGATGATGGAGGTGGTTGTGGATGATGGtgtggaggttttttttttgtagtgagatatattattttattgtagtaattatattattttattgggatatttatattattttattgggttaaaagttaaaatagatccactgctgtagtATGTGTGgagttaaaatagataaaatgactttttgtatagctaaaaagctaaaagtgGTAATAAAAGTGGTATGTTGCTGTCCTGAAAAGGTAAAGCAAAAGATAATTTGCAAGGGTGGTGTTACCATTAAGAGCATCGAGATTAGAGAGATTGAGAAGACGACCAAGCCACCTGAGAAAGAGAAGCCACCTGAGAAGGAGAAGAATCCACCACAAAAGAAAGACCCTGAACCGGTTCCAAAGCTTACTCTTGGACCGGTTTGTGTGCCTGTACGGCCGTGTGGATGTGGGACTTGTTGTACGAAATGCTGTGGGCGTCGTGGTGGGGGGCCATGCCTTTGTGGTCATGGTACTAAGCGATGGCCTCATGCTAAACCGGTTCCACCGCCGGTTCCTGTACCTGCAGTGCCGGCTTGCCCGGTTGGGTTTGGAACGTGTTGTACGGAATGCTATGAGGGTCGTGATGGAGGGCCATGCCATTATGGTCATGATAGGCCACACCCATGTTATGATGGCTGCTATTATGGAAGGCCCGTTTATGATAGGTATGGTGGCGGGTATAGATGTGAAGAAACTTTCTCTGGATGCACCATCATGTAGTTTTTAGAGTTTGCAAGCACGCATGATGATAATGGTAGTCATGTTCTAGTTGCCTACTTGcaggaaaataaataatgttcTAGTTGCCTTTGTGGTCcggctggattttttttttttaattgtccgTCTGGgttaaaagaagaagattaatCAGGATGTGTATATATGGGTTGTTTAATAAATGTGGTTGAGGCCAAATGGATGTTCATTTTAGTGTTACTCTACTTgagttgtaatgattttttaaatattaaaatacttcTATCAATCATTCCCTATCCAATGTGTAATGCCTACTTTTGATTTCCcttgttaattaattttaatgagtTCTTCCTGTTAAGGATTATAGATGATTGCTGCAGGGCCCTAGGCATTAGGCCGCCTAGGCACCCCTGCCACAAAAAATGTTAAGAGTAGAAGATAAAGTGTCGTTAAGTTTtcggaaaaaaaatttcacacttATATTTATTTAGATAAGATTAGAGTTGAATTtcaatcttctaaaaaaaaaaaatcatatagaaaaatattataaattttactatataaaatttacaaattgatatgacaATTAATGAATATAATCGGTAGACTTCAACAACCTAATAAATgtatatttgaattattttttgtaattggtaATACATTTTTGTAAGCcttatattgtaaaatttatagaatcGTTCATTCAAATACTcgtttattattttcttaaactaTCACCAATTAGTCACATTTATTACTATAtcaatttttaagttatttatagtaatattcgttatacttttatcattttcataaaaccaaaaaaataaaaataattgtcatattaaaatataaaaagtacgaataatggatttttttttaataaaaaattcatgaaGTAAAATAcaagttaaattttattttaaatgattaaaaaaaaaaaaaaaaaaaaaaaaaacaaaaaaaaacaaattaaagctATCATCTTAAGCCTCCAAATTTGCTAGGCCAGCCCTAAATGGCTGCATATGCAAATTTCAAAGTATGGTAGTTGGTGCACGTTCTTTGGCCAAAAGATATTAGCCActaaacataataaattttatatacatCTCACACAATTGGTTAGATGTCAATCAATCAGTCTCTTCCGTGAAGAAACTTCCTCTGGATGCACCAGCATGTAATTGGGAATTTGAATGCATGcatgatgatgataatggtgatcATGTTCTAGTTGCCTACttgcaagtaaaaaaattatgttctaGACTCTAGTTGCCTATGGCTATATATGGACCGGTTGGATTTGGGACCCTGTTGTTGTACGGAATGTGTTCAAGGTCGTAGTGAGGGGTCATGCCATTGTGGCCAATGTAGGCCACCCCGATGTGACTGTGCAGCTGCCATGGAAGGCCAAATTGTGAAAGTTTTAGTCACGGGTGTAGAAGGAGTTGTAATGtgaatcaaaatcaatttgatcACTTCAGTCCTGAACCTTCCCCTTTATGCACCATCATGTAATTGGAATTTGCATGCATGGTGATTGATGATGATCATCATGTTCAAGTTGCCTACttgcaagtaaaaaaataaaaatatgtggTCCAGCTGagtttgtattttcttttgttggtttctaggatttacccaaaaaaagaggGGGGAGGGGCCGGAGGTGGGTTTGATTAATCAATGTCATTGGGGACAAAATGGTTGTTCATTTTAATGTTACTTGAGTTgtaatgatttttaaaataatgaaaagctCCTATTATTAATCATTCACCCTCTATTGCCTACTTTTGACTCCTCGTTTTAACTAATTTTAATGAGTTCTTCAATGTTAAGAGTATTTATAgtgaaaatgctaaaaaaattaagttttagtAACTCAAAAGTTGTATTTTAACAACCCACTTTGTAATACACTCAATATCAAAGGttgtatttttttccattttatttgaatattcttttttttttattcttactctctcatctttctctattatcttattttccatctctctctcttcaatgcTAGCCACCATCACCAtcgattaaaatatatatatatattcacaaacAAGAACCCAACAACCCACAACCCCATTgctagccaccaccaccactgggaaaaataacataaaactTCAACCCACAAACAATAACCCAACCACCCACAACCCACTGCTAGCAACCACCAACACTGacggggaaaaaaaaaccataaaacctCAAACCTCAAACCACAGCCCGATCCCAACCCAAACCCAAGGATCATTGAACCCACACCAATGACCCATTACTACCACCAGCACCACTAGCAACAAAACGACTCACCACTGCCACCATCACCGACAAAAGATAAAAGACTGAAGAGAAAGTGTAAGAGTGCTAAGAGAGGCGAGAGTGAAgactaatggcctgtttgggagtttaaaaaggggggggggtagagtaaagggagggagagtaatttaattatcttgtttggaagttttttaaggaaggagggggagggatttgtaggggtttcaactacctccaacccttcatttttaattccccaaattggagagatttggagggagagtagagtagataaattattgactaaaTGAATTCCttaatttaccctttctaaattaacaaaattacaaatagattatataaataatctttgtttgtttcctgaTAAAATTTGaggtgaatgaaaaaaaaatttgaatctcATTATTCACCTTTGATACTGACTTTGCAAATAAGGCAACCCAACAAGAAAAATTCAAGCTCGCGATGAAATACAAATTCCATTAGAAATTGAAACCCTAACCACAAAATCAAaacgaaaaataaaaacaaaacaaattttttttaaaaaaagaagcaaaatgaTTCGGATTGAACTTGCAAAATGCCGTTGCAATAGTGAGTGTTGCCAAAATTTTCGAGACTGAAGTAGCGCTCACCTTCAGGGAACTGGTCTCCGAGAGCTTACTCGAGCTTCGATCCCGCAACACCCATGAAAGCGTGTTGCTCCAACTTTCTGGTCTCTGTTGACGTAGTGAGCGACAACAACGGTGAGTACTCGCCGTGCTCCAACACGATGGTGGCTCACTCCGACGGGTTCTCCTTGGGGTTTGCCACTCGCCGTACTCTAACACTATGGTGGCTCGCTCCGACGGGTTCTCCTTGGGGTTCGCTTTCGCTGGgtaaacctctttttttttttgggttaaactctttcttcttcaacacAACACATGTATatacaataaagaaaattttattttatttttattataattctttttgaggtaataaaaattattttataatagttaatagtagttatatatatatttatatatatctttctttttgatggatagttttatacttttatcaGTGGTATTTGATGGAATGAAAatgttgattaaataattattttatctaacaaattaatcatagaccaatgttgtaagtccattttcaaataaaagtaaatttgtctatttaaatcatttcctctcatttccatcctaatttttaaaacatccaaacaagagggAGGGTTAACTACtcccttcccccttactaattttaaaaacatctaaacaaggtggaggataaccattccactctactctcctctccactactctcctcccctctactctcctcattctctaaacttccaaacaggccataagaGAGAGGCTcgaccaaagaaaaaaagagaaaagtaagaagaaagaaagaaaaaagagaaaatatataataatgaaagaacaaagagaaactaaataaaatttgttttttatacaACTTTGTTGCTATAGTAAACTATTAAAGATGATAGTTTAATGTAGCAAGTTGCCAAACTTTTTAGCTTGACAACCATTGATAATGCATGTATTTTGGTCGTTGAGTGGTAAAAATAGCTTTTTGGAGGCTTTACCTCCTCCACTGTGACTCTAAGGGTCATAGGTGGTTGTAGGGACTGGCTCTAGGCATTAGGCCACTTAGGCCGCCTAGGGCCCCCTTAGTAGTGGAAGGCCCCAAATGTGAGGGTAAAAAATGATTActaagaagacccaaaaaattttagaagaatcactttttcttttttcttttttcttttttaataaaaaagatatattgGGTCaatttggattgagcttatttttactgaaactgaaaacactgtagcaaaataatttttaaatgtgtgaatagtaccgtgtgacccatttttaataaaaaaaaaatgctaaaaagtggaatttgtgggtccgtgaacaatgcacaggtgcactgttcacagttgacttggtcaaatagtgcAGCTGAAAACTTGCGTTTCTCAACAGCCTTGCGTTTCCTCCCGTGTGTGTGGGTCCCAGCTTCAgcaaaacgcaaacgcaaacTGAAAACCCTGGATTAAGTTGAATCCAAACGCTCACATTACTTTCACATTTTTCCTCCACATTTAAGAAGACCCTAAATTTAAATAGATAGCTCTTACAAGTAAATGTGTGTCACCAATCATAAGAAGTAAGTCAAACAGGAAAATACTtgaaatactataaattttactacatagcatttacaaattgatgtgactATACTAAATATAATTGATGGACTACAACAATCTAATAAATGCATATTTGAAttcatttttgtgattgatgatatgcctcatattgtaaaatttatagtattattCCCTAGCATTGTTCATTCAAATACTTGTCTATTATTTTCTTGAAGTGTCatcaatcacattcattattacatcaatttgtaaggtttttttttttgtagtaaaagTTGTTATACCTTTAGCATTTTCCcaaaaccaataataataataataataatagtcattttaaaaagtaagcttattattttttaataaaaacttatgatgatattattttaagtgacaaaaaaaaaaaaaaaaaacccatttaaaGCTATAGCTTGAAGCCTCCAAATTTATTGGGTCGGCATTGGATGGCTACATACACAAATTTCAAAGAATGGTAGATGGTGCACATTCTTTGGCCAAAAGATATTAGCCACCATgctcaataaattttaaatgtatgtCACACAATTAGTCAGATGTAAATCAATTTCTTTGTACGTTTGTTGCAGAGGATAGACctttactaatatatatatatataccataaagggggaaagACGCACAGCTGAATGCGGAAGCACAATAATAATATAGCGGATGTAATGTAAAAGAATATgttagaacaataataaggcggtagaaccagtcAAGCAGTAATATAATGAAAGTAATAAGTTAGAACAATAAtaaaggcggtagaaccagctaagcagtttatatcaaaaataattcaaagtaaatgaaagcaatttagaaccgtccggtatggcggtaatctGTCTAAGGTGGCGGTAGCAACAAGTAGTTTAAtgaatataaaactgaaaatacttgcTTATTGAAAGTAGTACAAAACACTTACAGCAGTAGTAGTAGTTAATACAAGATCTCAGAACAGGTTGACAGTT encodes:
- the LOC115989771 gene encoding protein PYRICULARIA ORYZAE RESISTANCE 21-like yields the protein MTGEKKTTVMWIKVDLQCHRCRKKIKEVLCKFPQIQDQVYDEKGNYVVIKVVCCCPVKVKQKIICKGGVTIKSIEIREIEKTTKPPEKEKPPEKEKNPPQKKDPEPVPKLTLGPVCVPVRPCGCGTCCTKCCGRRGGGPCLCGHGTKRWPHAKPVPPPVPVPAVPACPVGFGTCCTECYEGRDGGPCHYGHDRPHPCYDGCYYGRPVYDRYGGGYRCEETFSGCTIM